Proteins encoded within one genomic window of Ctenopharyngodon idella isolate HZGC_01 chromosome 6, HZGC01, whole genome shotgun sequence:
- the ccdc85al gene encoding coiled-coil domain containing 85A, like isoform X1 — MEKAQSLQAQPGSKASESPSEDISNLTDEDLLQWSKEELVQRLRRSEADKMSVILDHSNLIREVNRSLQLHLNEIRELKEVNQKLQDDNRELRDLCCFLDDDRQKGKRVSREWQRLGRFSASVMRKEVALYLQKLTELERKQEEVIRENLELREICLLIDEEKVGSGGEGVQGGAGSIGCRNSIDSQSGLLVPGLMRDVGDGSSTSSAGSADSSEHPHHKQPQPPSSGVTGSKSPDLQKSRPGKRGEGDRGEISSPDPPVRHRSTSLEYPFVLPQPCRPRCGSISVPDHRLIRGLSPEKYGRSLGHRSPEMHPKLHLAPGQPMNPELYIQRHRGSLGSGPGSPESRHMLLGMSELHHDKSKLGGSSPEMLRHQYSMSPEHGKFGSPGRETSPRRLAGDELSPHHRSLYNGVNALISAGCCSNNCRNVKLWDRRKKIIQGWNKTEF; from the exons ATGGAGAAAGCGCAATCTCTACAAGCACAGCCTGGATCGAAGGCGTCAGAAAGTCCATCAGAAGACATCTCCAACCTCACGGATGAAGATCTCCTGCAATGGAGCAAAGAGGAGCTGGTGCAGCGACTCCGAAGGTCTGAAGCCGATAAAATGAGCGTCATTCTGGATCACAGTAATCTGATTCGGGAGGTGAACCGAAGCCTCCAGCTGCATCTGAACGAGATCCGGGAGCTGAAG GAGGTAAACCAGAAGCTGCAGGATGACAATCGGGAACTGCGAGACCTGTGCTGTTTCCTGGACGATGACCGGCAGAAGGGCAAGCGAGTCTCGCGTGAGTGGCAGCGTCTGGGTCGCTTCAGTGCCAGCGTCATGCGGAAGGAGGTGGCACTGTACCTTCAGAAGCTGACAGAGCTAGAGCGCAAGCAGGAGGAGGTGATTCGGGAGAACCTGGAGCTTAGGGAAATTTGTCTGCTGATAGATGAAGAAAAAGTCGGCAGCGGAGGGGAAGGAGTCCAAGGTGGAGCGGGTTCCATTGGATGTCGCAATTCCATTGACAGTCAGAGTGGGCTTCTGGTACCTGGCTTGATGCGGGACGTGGGGGATGGAAGCAGCACTTCTAGCGCAGGAAGTGCCGACAGCTCTGAGCATCCACACCATAAGCAGCCACAGCCACCGTCTAGCGGAGTAACTGGGAGTAAAAGCCCGGATCTCCAGAAGTCTCGCCCTGGGAAGAGAGGGGAAGGAGATCGCGGGGAGATCTCCAGCCCTGACCCTCCTGTTAGGCACAGAAGCACCAGCCTGGAGTATCCCTTCGTTCTGCCTCAGCCCTGCCGACCTCGCTGTGGCTCCATATCTGTGCCTGACCATAGGCTGATTAGAGGGCTAAGTCCAGAAAAGTACGGTCGATCTCTGGGCCACCGGAGTCCGGAGATGCATCCGAAGCTCCATTTGGCTCCAGGGCAGCCCATGAATCCCGAGCTCTACATCCAGAGGCACAGGGGCAGCTTAGGAAGTGGGCCTGGGAGTCCAGAGTCTAGACACATGCTGCTAGGAATGTCAGAGCTCCACCATGACAAAAGCAAGCTGGGAGGAAGTAGTCCTGAGATGCTGAGGCACCAGTACAGCATGAGCCCTGAACATGGGAAGTTTGGCAGCCCTGGTAGAGAGACGTCACCACGTAGACTGGCAGGAGACGAGCTGTCGCCACACCATCGGAGCCTTTACAATGGTGTGAATG CTTTGATATCAGCAGGATGTTGCAGCAACAACTGCAGGAACGTGAAGCTCTGGGACAG
- the ccdc85al gene encoding coiled-coil domain containing 85A, like isoform X2: MEKAQSLQAQPGSKASESPSEDISNLTDEDLLQWSKEELVQRLRRSEADKMSVILDHSNLIREVNRSLQLHLNEIRELKEVNQKLQDDNRELRDLCCFLDDDRQKGKRVSREWQRLGRFSASVMRKEVALYLQKLTELERKQEEVIRENLELREICLLIDEEKVGSGGEGVQGGAGSIGCRNSIDSQSGLLVPGLMRDVGDGSSTSSAGSADSSEHPHHKQPQPPSSGVTGSKSPDLQKSRPGKRGEGDRGEISSPDPPVRHRSTSLEYPFVLPQPCRPRCGSISVPDHRLIRGLSPEKYGRSLGHRSPEMHPKLHLAPGQPMNPELYIQRHRGSLGSGPGSPESRHMLLGMSELHHDKSKLGGSSPEMLRHQYSMSPEHGKFGSPGRETSPRRLAGDELSPHHRSLYNGVNALISAGCCSNNCRNVKLWDSFDGSS, from the exons ATGGAGAAAGCGCAATCTCTACAAGCACAGCCTGGATCGAAGGCGTCAGAAAGTCCATCAGAAGACATCTCCAACCTCACGGATGAAGATCTCCTGCAATGGAGCAAAGAGGAGCTGGTGCAGCGACTCCGAAGGTCTGAAGCCGATAAAATGAGCGTCATTCTGGATCACAGTAATCTGATTCGGGAGGTGAACCGAAGCCTCCAGCTGCATCTGAACGAGATCCGGGAGCTGAAG GAGGTAAACCAGAAGCTGCAGGATGACAATCGGGAACTGCGAGACCTGTGCTGTTTCCTGGACGATGACCGGCAGAAGGGCAAGCGAGTCTCGCGTGAGTGGCAGCGTCTGGGTCGCTTCAGTGCCAGCGTCATGCGGAAGGAGGTGGCACTGTACCTTCAGAAGCTGACAGAGCTAGAGCGCAAGCAGGAGGAGGTGATTCGGGAGAACCTGGAGCTTAGGGAAATTTGTCTGCTGATAGATGAAGAAAAAGTCGGCAGCGGAGGGGAAGGAGTCCAAGGTGGAGCGGGTTCCATTGGATGTCGCAATTCCATTGACAGTCAGAGTGGGCTTCTGGTACCTGGCTTGATGCGGGACGTGGGGGATGGAAGCAGCACTTCTAGCGCAGGAAGTGCCGACAGCTCTGAGCATCCACACCATAAGCAGCCACAGCCACCGTCTAGCGGAGTAACTGGGAGTAAAAGCCCGGATCTCCAGAAGTCTCGCCCTGGGAAGAGAGGGGAAGGAGATCGCGGGGAGATCTCCAGCCCTGACCCTCCTGTTAGGCACAGAAGCACCAGCCTGGAGTATCCCTTCGTTCTGCCTCAGCCCTGCCGACCTCGCTGTGGCTCCATATCTGTGCCTGACCATAGGCTGATTAGAGGGCTAAGTCCAGAAAAGTACGGTCGATCTCTGGGCCACCGGAGTCCGGAGATGCATCCGAAGCTCCATTTGGCTCCAGGGCAGCCCATGAATCCCGAGCTCTACATCCAGAGGCACAGGGGCAGCTTAGGAAGTGGGCCTGGGAGTCCAGAGTCTAGACACATGCTGCTAGGAATGTCAGAGCTCCACCATGACAAAAGCAAGCTGGGAGGAAGTAGTCCTGAGATGCTGAGGCACCAGTACAGCATGAGCCCTGAACATGGGAAGTTTGGCAGCCCTGGTAGAGAGACGTCACCACGTAGACTGGCAGGAGACGAGCTGTCGCCACACCATCGGAGCCTTTACAATGGTGTGAATG CTTTGATATCAGCAGGATGTTGCAGCAACAACTGCAGGAACGTGAAGCTCTGGGACAG